One window of Mesorhizobium sp. PAMC28654 genomic DNA carries:
- a CDS encoding SurA N-terminal domain-containing protein, whose product MLGTLRNAAGTWVAKTLLSLLVVSFLAWGISGRLMGGFAGHDSVITAGGTKVSINEYRLAYDRQLSVLSQQFGQRITQVQAKALGIDNQVLAQLVSGAVLDEQARKLGLGLSKDRLAELTREDPAFKGPGGTFDRKTFEYLLRQVGMRPEDYLKNRAQVAVRQQIVEAVSDGLKAPDTFFKAVALYRGEDRTIDYLTLPKALVEPVEAPSDSVLSAYFDTNKKAYAAPEYRKFSYVRLEPVDIMDVSSVTDAQVSDDYNKNKGRYTTPEQRTIEQLVFKTPEAAKAALDSLRTGATFDKIVTAEGKTQADTLLGTLTKDKIADKAVADAAFALNVNEVSPVVQGTFGAVLLRVTEIKPEVTKSLAEVSDQIRKDLALGEASRILLDVHDNYEDARAAGGSLADAAAKLKLKVITIDAIDRTGLRPDGTIVKDLPESPDLIKAVFAAELHTENDALTTADNGFVFYEDDSITPARDRTLDEVRQKVVADWTAAETTKRLAAKADELEKRLKAGTTLDVIAGELKLEKQTKRGVKRDADDVDFGKAGAAAMFGVGEGGTGLIPSPTGDGQILFKVAEVFEPAGADVSSVPEDAQKSFNSGMSDDLLDQLVAQLQTQYDVRIDQAAVAQASTR is encoded by the coding sequence ATGCTTGGTACCTTGAGAAACGCGGCGGGAACCTGGGTCGCGAAGACACTGCTTTCGCTACTTGTGGTGAGTTTCCTCGCCTGGGGCATTTCCGGGCGGCTGATGGGCGGATTCGCCGGACATGACTCGGTGATTACGGCTGGCGGCACCAAAGTGTCGATCAACGAATATCGTCTGGCCTATGATCGCCAACTCAGCGTGCTGTCCCAGCAATTCGGCCAGCGCATCACCCAGGTGCAGGCGAAGGCACTTGGCATCGACAATCAAGTGCTGGCGCAGTTGGTGTCGGGCGCCGTTCTCGACGAACAGGCGCGCAAGCTCGGCCTCGGCCTTTCCAAGGACCGGCTGGCCGAACTGACGCGCGAAGACCCCGCGTTCAAGGGACCTGGCGGCACATTTGACCGCAAAACATTCGAATACCTGCTGCGTCAGGTCGGCATGCGGCCGGAAGACTACCTGAAGAACCGAGCCCAGGTGGCGGTGCGCCAGCAGATCGTCGAAGCGGTTTCCGACGGGCTTAAGGCCCCGGATACGTTCTTCAAGGCGGTCGCTCTCTATCGCGGCGAGGACCGCACCATCGACTACCTGACCTTGCCGAAAGCCTTGGTGGAGCCGGTGGAGGCACCGTCCGACAGCGTGCTGTCGGCCTATTTCGATACAAATAAGAAAGCCTACGCGGCGCCCGAATACCGCAAATTCTCTTATGTCCGGCTCGAGCCTGTCGACATCATGGATGTGAGTTCCGTGACCGACGCTCAAGTCAGCGACGACTACAACAAGAACAAGGGCCGCTACACAACGCCCGAACAGCGCACCATCGAACAACTGGTGTTCAAGACTCCCGAGGCCGCCAAGGCGGCACTCGATTCGCTCAGAACTGGCGCCACCTTCGACAAGATCGTCACCGCTGAAGGCAAAACGCAGGCCGATACGCTGCTTGGCACACTCACCAAGGACAAGATCGCCGACAAGGCTGTTGCCGATGCTGCCTTCGCGCTCAACGTCAATGAAGTCAGCCCCGTCGTACAGGGCACCTTTGGTGCGGTTTTGCTGCGCGTCACCGAGATCAAGCCTGAAGTGACCAAGTCCCTGGCCGAGGTCTCCGATCAGATCCGCAAGGACCTGGCGCTGGGCGAGGCAAGCCGCATCCTGTTGGACGTGCACGACAATTATGAGGATGCCCGTGCGGCGGGCGGTTCGCTTGCGGATGCGGCCGCCAAGCTGAAGCTGAAGGTCATCACCATCGATGCGATCGATCGCACGGGCTTGAGGCCTGATGGGACGATCGTCAAGGACCTGCCGGAATCGCCGGACCTGATCAAGGCGGTGTTCGCCGCCGAACTGCACACCGAGAATGATGCACTGACAACAGCCGACAACGGCTTCGTCTTCTACGAGGATGATTCCATCACGCCCGCCCGCGACCGCACGCTGGATGAAGTGCGCCAGAAAGTGGTCGCGGACTGGACGGCGGCGGAGACGACAAAACGTCTCGCGGCCAAGGCGGACGAACTCGAAAAGCGTCTCAAGGCCGGCACCACGCTCGATGTGATTGCGGGCGAGCTCAAGCTCGAGAAGCAGACCAAGCGCGGCGTGAAGCGTGACGCCGACGACGTCGATTTCGGCAAGGCAGGGGCAGCGGCGATGTTCGGCGTTGGCGAAGGCGGCACCGGGTTGATCCCCTCACCCACGGGCGATGGCCAGATCCTGTTCAAGGTGGCCGAGGTGTTCGAACCAGCCGGGGCCGATGTCAGTTCCGTGCCGGAAGATGCCCAGAAATCCTTCAACTCCGGCATGTCGGATGACCTGCTCGACCAATTGGTGGCGCAGTTGCAGACGCAATACGACGTCCGCATCGATCAGGCCGCCGTTGCGCAAGCCTCGACAAGATGA
- the trpD gene encoding anthranilate phosphoribosyltransferase yields the protein MSALKTHIAKVATGTALSFEEAREAFDIIMSGDATPGQIGGFLMALRVRGETVSEISGAVATMRAKMLRVEAPDGAIDIVGTGGDNSHSVNISTASAFVIAASGVPVAKHGNRGLSSLTGSADVLIALGVKIDLAPETISRCIQEAGVGFMFAPAHHPAMKHVGPTRVELGTRTIFNLLGPLSNPASVSRQMVGVFLPEWIMPVAETLKTLGADHAWVVHGDGYDEITTTGETQVAELVGGEIRSFTLTPEAVGLKRHTKDELRGGDAAYNAGALRDMLGGAAGAYRDTVLMNAGAGLVVAGKATTLADGIAAAAQAIDSGRSLAVLDRLVEISNG from the coding sequence ATGAGCGCGCTGAAGACGCATATCGCCAAGGTCGCCACAGGGACCGCCCTTTCCTTCGAGGAAGCGCGCGAGGCCTTCGATATCATCATGTCGGGCGATGCCACGCCCGGCCAGATCGGTGGCTTCCTGATGGCGCTGCGTGTGCGCGGCGAAACAGTGAGCGAGATTTCCGGTGCCGTCGCGACCATGCGCGCCAAGATGCTGCGCGTCGAAGCACCTGATGGCGCCATCGATATCGTCGGCACCGGCGGCGACAATTCGCATAGCGTCAACATATCCACCGCGTCCGCTTTCGTCATCGCCGCCAGCGGCGTGCCGGTGGCCAAGCACGGCAACCGCGGCCTCTCCTCGCTGACCGGTTCCGCCGACGTCCTTATCGCGCTTGGCGTCAAGATCGATCTTGCCCCCGAAACGATTAGCCGCTGCATCCAGGAGGCCGGCGTCGGCTTCATGTTCGCGCCGGCGCATCATCCGGCGATGAAGCATGTTGGCCCGACCCGGGTCGAACTCGGCACGCGCACCATCTTCAATCTGCTTGGACCGCTTTCCAATCCGGCCAGTGTCAGCAGGCAGATGGTCGGCGTGTTCCTGCCCGAATGGATCATGCCGGTGGCAGAGACGCTGAAGACGCTGGGCGCCGATCATGCCTGGGTCGTCCACGGCGACGGCTATGACGAGATCACCACCACTGGCGAAACGCAGGTGGCCGAACTGGTCGGCGGCGAGATACGCAGCTTCACATTGACCCCGGAAGCCGTTGGGCTGAAGCGCCACACCAAGGATGAACTGCGCGGCGGCGACGCCGCCTATAATGCCGGGGCGTTGCGTGACATGCTGGGCGGTGCCGCCGGTGCCTATCGAGACACTGTGTTGATGAACGCCGGCGCCGGACTTGTGGTCGCGGGCAAGGCAACCACGCTTGCCGACGG
- the tpiA gene encoding triose-phosphate isomerase, with protein MTPGIRPLIAGNWKMNGTSASLNELRMIGNGFMSGLDADTEALVCVPATLLAHAAEILSRTPVRAGGEDCHPKESGAYTGCISAEMLKDAGASHVIVGHSECREQCGDDDATVQAKASAAWRAGLIAIVCIGETKAEREVGAALNILSRQVDGSVPSNATASNTVIAYEPVWAIGTGLTPTAADVAEAHAHIRERLTEKLGAAAARIRILYGGSVKPSNAVELLGVKNVDGALVGGASLKAADFLAIAEAYRSI; from the coding sequence ATGACGCCAGGAATCCGCCCGTTGATCGCCGGCAACTGGAAAATGAACGGTACCAGCGCCTCTCTCAATGAGCTCAGGATGATCGGCAATGGTTTCATGAGTGGGCTGGACGCGGATACCGAAGCGCTGGTCTGCGTTCCCGCGACCCTGCTCGCGCACGCCGCCGAGATCCTTTCACGTACCCCAGTGCGGGCGGGTGGCGAGGATTGCCACCCCAAGGAAAGCGGTGCCTATACCGGCTGCATTTCGGCCGAGATGCTGAAGGATGCTGGCGCCAGCCACGTCATCGTCGGCCATTCCGAGTGTCGCGAGCAGTGCGGCGACGACGACGCCACGGTGCAGGCGAAGGCGTCAGCCGCATGGCGCGCCGGGCTGATCGCCATTGTCTGCATTGGCGAGACCAAGGCCGAACGCGAGGTGGGCGCGGCGCTCAACATATTGTCCCGCCAGGTCGACGGTTCCGTGCCGTCAAATGCAACGGCGTCGAATACAGTCATTGCCTATGAGCCAGTATGGGCGATCGGGACAGGGCTGACGCCGACCGCCGCCGATGTTGCCGAGGCGCACGCGCACATCCGCGAACGACTGACCGAGAAGCTCGGGGCCGCGGCGGCCAGGATCCGGATTCTGTACGGTGGTTCGGTCAAGCCATCCAACGCCGTCGAACTGCTCGGCGTGAAGAACGTCGATGGCGCGCTGGTCGGCGGCGCTAGCCTGAAAGCGGCGGACTTTCTCGCAATCGCGGAAGCGTACCGCAGTATTTGA
- the secG gene encoding preprotein translocase subunit SecG, with translation MQTVLIVVHLMVVLALVGVVLLQRSEGGGLGIGGGSGFMTARGAANALTRATAILAAAFFVTSLTLSVVARYGEKPIDILDRVPVTSDNAGKGVLNQLPGTATPTPPSGNTAPATPSKPVPPSGNDAAATPPATAPATPPAAGSTAQPATNGVTLPVTPQVPNQ, from the coding sequence ATGCAAACCGTACTGATCGTCGTTCACCTCATGGTTGTGCTCGCCCTTGTCGGCGTGGTGCTGCTGCAACGCTCTGAAGGCGGCGGTCTTGGCATCGGCGGCGGATCGGGCTTCATGACCGCACGCGGCGCCGCCAACGCGCTGACACGGGCAACGGCGATCCTGGCGGCGGCTTTCTTCGTCACGTCGCTGACCCTGTCCGTCGTTGCCCGCTACGGCGAGAAGCCGATCGACATCCTCGACCGCGTGCCGGTAACGTCGGACAACGCGGGCAAGGGCGTGCTCAACCAGCTGCCCGGCACCGCGACGCCAACGCCGCCTTCGGGCAATACGGCACCCGCGACGCCTTCCAAGCCGGTGCCTCCCTCGGGTAATGACGCGGCGGCGACGCCACCGGCAACAGCGCCCGCGACGCCACCCGCGGCGGGTTCGACGGCGCAGCCGGCGACAAATGGCGTCACATTGCCGGTCACGCCCCAGGTTCCGAACCAGTAG
- a CDS encoding L,D-transpeptidase family protein: protein MQLRSFIFLGLCAALGLSSAAFAGTPVNMIASPSVERTDAINIAVKSDAAQLRILKRKKNPTSEDLAQISKIEARIAADKETAQAKAIEARKLAMREAAKARADAERQAFLASKGKPAATEVADAKPSKKITKIIEPVQPIEPIQSAEPIPAEAMNVALTGNNSELRSEAPGQTQQNTGLFAGLFGGTSSASSIAYLPETRALDAALAKKEARKQFKVKPEFVPQDVTFTGYDAGTIVIDTSARRLYLVESSTTARRYAIAVGREGLQFKGTVAVGDKQEWPRWIPTLDMQKREPSHYGRFKDGMPGGGENPLGARAIYLYDGKKDTHLRIHGTIAPQSIGTSASNGCFRMMNEHVMDLYSRVKVGTKVVII, encoded by the coding sequence ATGCAGCTTCGCAGCTTCATTTTCCTGGGACTTTGCGCCGCACTCGGCCTGAGTTCCGCAGCCTTCGCCGGTACGCCGGTAAACATGATCGCATCGCCATCGGTTGAGAGAACCGATGCCATCAATATCGCTGTCAAAAGTGACGCGGCGCAACTGAGGATTCTGAAAAGAAAGAAGAATCCAACGTCCGAGGATCTTGCCCAGATCAGCAAGATCGAGGCCAGGATAGCGGCCGACAAGGAGACCGCTCAGGCCAAGGCGATCGAGGCCAGGAAGCTGGCCATGCGCGAAGCGGCCAAGGCCAGGGCTGACGCGGAACGCCAAGCCTTCCTTGCCTCGAAGGGCAAGCCCGCCGCGACCGAGGTAGCCGATGCCAAGCCCTCGAAAAAGATAACCAAGATCATCGAGCCGGTTCAGCCTATCGAACCGATCCAGTCGGCGGAGCCGATCCCCGCGGAAGCCATGAATGTCGCACTGACCGGCAACAATAGCGAACTGCGCAGCGAAGCGCCCGGACAGACACAGCAGAACACAGGCCTCTTTGCCGGGCTATTCGGCGGCACATCATCGGCGTCCTCGATTGCATATCTCCCGGAGACGCGCGCTCTGGATGCCGCGCTCGCCAAGAAGGAAGCCAGGAAGCAGTTCAAGGTGAAGCCGGAATTCGTCCCCCAGGACGTGACGTTCACCGGTTACGACGCAGGCACCATCGTCATCGACACCAGCGCGCGCCGCCTCTATCTGGTCGAATCATCGACCACCGCGCGCCGCTATGCGATCGCTGTCGGCCGCGAGGGCCTGCAGTTCAAGGGTACCGTTGCGGTGGGCGACAAGCAGGAATGGCCGCGGTGGATTCCGACGCTCGACATGCAGAAGCGGGAGCCCAGTCACTATGGCCGCTTCAAGGATGGCATGCCTGGCGGTGGCGAGAATCCGCTTGGAGCACGAGCCATCTATCTTTACGACGGCAAGAAGGACACCCATCTGCGCATTCACGGCACCATTGCGCCGCAGTCGATCGGAACCAGCGCCTCCAATGGCTGCTTCCGT